A genomic segment from Limosilactobacillus sp. encodes:
- the pyk gene encoding pyruvate kinase, whose amino-acid sequence MKKTKIVSTLGPASTDVDTIVKLIQAGANIFRFNFSHGDHPEHLGRMQNVKKAEEITGKHVGLMLDTKGAEIRTTVEKEGKIEFNIGDKVRISMDASLEGTHDKIAVTYPGLYDDTHVGGHVLFDDGLIDMLIDEKDEEHRELVCHVLNHGILGSRKGVNAPGVSINLPGITEKDSSDIRFGLDNKINYISASFVRKAQDVLDIRELLKEKNMEDVQIFPKIESQEGIDNFEEIIDVADGLMVPRGDMGVEIPAENVPIVQKHMIKRCNELGKPVITATQMLDSMQENPRPTRAEVSDVANAVFDGTDATMLSGESANGDYPVESVAMMNAIDIKAEKHLWEFGTETFDWDKSDVTETIGSAVANAAKDLDIHTIVAYTASGYTAKMISKYRPNADIVALTPNERVERGLMINWGVQPYVVNEATDTDKMFDLAAEKAVELGFAKKGDKIIVLAGVPVGVPGTTNLMRVMTIA is encoded by the coding sequence ATGAAGAAAACCAAGATTGTAAGTACTCTTGGTCCTGCAAGTACTGATGTTGACACGATCGTTAAGTTGATCCAAGCAGGAGCAAATATTTTCCGTTTCAACTTCTCACACGGTGACCACCCAGAACACCTGGGCCGGATGCAAAACGTTAAGAAGGCCGAAGAAATCACCGGCAAGCACGTTGGTCTCATGCTTGATACCAAGGGTGCCGAAATTCGGACGACTGTTGAAAAGGAAGGTAAGATCGAATTCAACATTGGCGACAAGGTTCGCATTTCCATGGATGCTTCATTAGAAGGTACCCATGACAAGATCGCTGTTACCTACCCAGGCCTGTACGACGACACTCATGTTGGTGGCCACGTTCTGTTTGACGATGGTCTGATCGACATGCTGATCGACGAAAAGGATGAAGAACACCGTGAACTGGTTTGCCACGTGCTGAACCACGGTATTCTTGGTTCCCGGAAGGGTGTTAACGCTCCTGGCGTTTCCATCAACCTGCCTGGGATCACTGAAAAGGACAGCTCCGACATTCGCTTCGGTCTGGACAACAAGATCAACTACATCTCCGCTTCCTTCGTTCGGAAGGCCCAGGATGTTCTTGACATTCGTGAACTGCTCAAGGAAAAGAACATGGAAGACGTTCAGATCTTCCCAAAGATCGAATCTCAAGAAGGGATCGACAACTTTGAAGAAATCATCGACGTTGCCGATGGTCTGATGGTTCCTCGTGGTGACATGGGTGTTGAAATTCCTGCTGAAAATGTGCCAATCGTTCAGAAGCACATGATCAAGCGGTGCAACGAACTTGGTAAGCCAGTTATCACTGCTACCCAGATGCTGGACTCCATGCAAGAAAACCCACGGCCAACCCGTGCCGAAGTTTCTGACGTTGCCAACGCCGTCTTTGATGGTACTGACGCAACCATGCTGTCTGGTGAAAGTGCCAACGGTGACTACCCAGTAGAATCCGTTGCCATGATGAACGCCATCGACATCAAGGCTGAAAAGCACCTTTGGGAATTCGGTACTGAAACCTTTGATTGGGACAAGTCCGACGTTACCGAAACGATCGGTTCTGCCGTTGCCAACGCTGCTAAGGACTTAGACATCCACACCATTGTTGCCTACACTGCTTCAGGCTACACTGCTAAGATGATCTCTAAGTACCGTCCAAACGCCGACATCGTTGCCCTGACTCCAAACGAGCGGGTAGAACGAGGCCTGATGATCAACTGGGGTGTTCAACCTTACGTTGTTAACGAAGCTACCGACACTGATAAGATGTTCGACCTGGCTGCTGAAAAGGCAGTTGAGCTGGGCTTTGCTAAGAAGGGTGACAAGATCATCGTTCTGGCCGGTGTTCCAGTTGGTGTACCAGGAACGACCAACCTGATGCGGGTTATGACGATTGCTTAA
- a CDS encoding CvfB family protein — MNSALGKVVSAVMVDENEDYYFVQPDRNGQTYRLPKDESPQVLHIGGQVRGFVYENEDHQLQMTCQHIPTVQVDHYDFGTVVAVRRDLGVFVDIGLPNKDIVVSLDDLPELKHLWPQPGDQLMIALKVDDKDRIWGQLADDAIFNAIALAPSPRLQNRDTEAIVYRLKLNGTHVLTADYHLGFIHPSERDQEPRLGQRVHARVIGISSHNSLNLSLKPRAYQAIGEDAQMLMAMLEHDRNHRLPYTDKSSPAAIRTAFGISKGQFKRAVGHLLKAGLVKEEAGQLILLKQDAQ; from the coding sequence ATGAACTCTGCATTAGGAAAAGTTGTATCGGCGGTCATGGTGGATGAAAACGAGGACTACTACTTCGTTCAACCCGACCGCAACGGACAGACATACCGTCTGCCCAAAGACGAGAGCCCCCAGGTCCTCCACATTGGGGGGCAGGTCCGGGGCTTTGTCTACGAAAATGAGGACCACCAGCTGCAGATGACTTGCCAGCATATCCCGACAGTCCAGGTGGATCATTACGATTTCGGGACGGTGGTGGCTGTCCGGCGGGACCTCGGTGTCTTCGTCGACATCGGTCTTCCCAATAAGGACATCGTGGTTTCTTTAGATGATCTGCCGGAATTAAAGCACCTCTGGCCGCAACCCGGCGACCAATTAATGATTGCCCTCAAGGTTGACGATAAGGACCGAATCTGGGGTCAACTGGCCGACGACGCGATCTTCAATGCGATCGCCCTGGCACCGTCACCACGCCTGCAAAATCGCGACACGGAGGCAATTGTCTACCGCCTGAAGTTGAACGGGACCCATGTGCTGACGGCGGACTATCACCTTGGCTTTATCCATCCTAGCGAACGCGATCAGGAACCGCGCCTAGGTCAGCGGGTTCATGCCCGGGTGATTGGCATCTCGTCACACAATAGCTTGAATCTCTCCCTCAAGCCGCGGGCCTACCAGGCGATCGGCGAGGATGCCCAGATGTTGATGGCGATGCTTGAGCATGATCGCAACCACCGCCTGCCTTACACTGACAAGTCGTCACCGGCGGCAATCCGGACCGCCTTTGGCATCAGCAAGGGCCAATTTAAGCGGGCGGTTGGTCACCTGCTCAAGGCCGGCCTGGTCAAAGAAGAAGCCGGCCAGCTGATCCTCCTCAAACAGGACGCGCAATAA